From the Thermodesulfovibrionales bacterium genome, one window contains:
- a CDS encoding ferrous iron transport protein A gives MIPLALLCDGDKAEIIDFIKKGKSLLCHLRDMGLFTGRVVEVVSNRGNGPILLKVNDSKVAIGRGMAMKIMVRRIE, from the coding sequence ATGATACCACTGGCCTTGTTATGTGATGGTGATAAAGCAGAAATTATTGATTTTATTAAAAAAGGAAAGTCACTTCTTTGTCATCTAAGAGATATGGGACTTTTTACTGGGAGGGTTGTTGAAGTAGTTAGCAATAGGGGTAATGGTCCGATACTTCTAAAAGTAAATGATTCAAAAGTTGCCATAGGTAGAGGCATGGCAATGAAAATAATGGTAAGGAGGATAGAGTGA
- a CDS encoding ferrous iron transport protein A, translated as MKLSELKIGQKAKIISINSKGMIKRRLMDMGVIAGETIKVEKVAPLGDPIDIIVKNYHLSLRKSEAEEIEVEVIG; from the coding sequence GTGAAACTGAGTGAACTCAAGATAGGACAGAAGGCAAAGATTATATCAATAAACTCAAAGGGAATGATAAAAAGAAGACTTATGGATATGGGAGTTATTGCAGGAGAGACTATAAAAGTGGAAAAAGTTGCACCTTTAGGAGATCCAATTGACATTATTGTGAAAAACTATCATCTCTCATTAAGAAAATCTGAGGCAGAGGAGATAGAGGTGGAGGTAATAGGATGA